Below is a genomic region from Hippea sp. KM1.
CGAAAAAACAAAGGCTATCATTATGCCTGCCCTTCCGCCCAGCATGCCGCCAATAAACATCAAAAGACCCGCAAGCAGCGTTAAAAGAAAAACCGTCTTAGCGGTGTTCATTACTTCCCTCCATCCAAATTTTTCTGGATAGAATGATATATCAAAATTTTATTGAGTCAATATCTGTTGGATTATTTTGAGTAAGAAGGTTAAAAGCGGATGGAATACATCCGCTTAGAGTGTTAGTTGTAAAATGTATAGGTCATGCACGGGATATGACCTGAGACTGCCCTAAAATTGCCCTTGTTATATGTGAACCTTAAAGAATAACCGGAGTATTCTATAGCTCTAAGTCTTCCGCTTGTGTGATAATGGAATATTATATTTCTGCCCCTGTAGAATATAGATCTTAATTTGCCTGAGGTTGAATAGCTAAAGGTTAAATTTCTTCCTTTGTTGTAAATACCTCTAACCCTTCCGTCTGATTGGTAAAACACCCTTACAGTAGGTGGTCCAGAAACGGATAAACCATAACCATTGCCATTGACAGATGCTGTTATGCCGTTGAATTTCAGCACCACCCGTTTTATAGGTCCTATGTTTCCTTGCGGTTGACCTACATCAACATGAATGGAAAATTGAGAACAACTCAAAGGGGCAGAAAAAACCGTCGAAACAGGGATAAGAATCAAGAAAAACAATGCTGTTAGAAGAGAAAACATACTTTTTCTCATGCTTAAGTGCCTCCTTTAACACAAATTTCTAAATTATATAATATTAAATTGCAAGGGTCAAGGGCTTTGTTCTGCTGAGAAACTATTACGGAGTTTGCTAAAACCAATAATTTTGATAAAATGCCCCTGTTATGGAGCTTGCCGATGTTCAGTCTTTGAAGGACAACAGGAATATACCCATAGATAAGGTGGGTGTTAAAAACCTGCGCTATCCGATAACCCTGCTGGATAGAACCAAGAAGAGACAACATACCATAGCCACGGTTAATATGTATGTGCTTCTGCCGAGTGATTTTAAAGGCACGCACATGAGCCGATTTATAGAGGTTTTGAATGAGAATAGGGAGTGTATCGATATAAGGAGAATCGGCAAGATCCTGAAACAGATGAGGGAGAGATTGAATGCGAAAAAATCCTATTTGGAGTTGAGTTTTCCTTATTTTATAGAGAAAGAGGCGCCTGTTAGCAGGATTAAGTCTCTGATGAGCTATGATTGTAAGGTTGAAGCCTTTGGTGATTCTGAGTCTGAGGAGTTGTTTTTAACCGTTGAGGTGCCCATAACGAGTTTATGCCCCTGTTCCAAAGAGATAAGCGATTATGGGGCTCACAATCAAAGGGGTATGGCAAGAATCAGGGCACAACTTGCCGAGTTTGTTTGGATAGAGGAGCTTGTGGAGGTGGCTGAGTCCTCAGCAAGTTGCGATATCTATTCCCTGCTTAAGAGGCCCGATGAGAAGTTCGTAACGGAGAAGGCCTATGACAACCCCATGTTTGTTGAGGATATAGCAAGAAACATAACCTTAAAACTCTCAAGCGATGAGCGCATACCTCACTTTAGTGTTGAGGTTGAGAATTTCGAAAGCATCCACAACCACAACGCCTATGCCTTTATCAACCGCTAAATTCTCTCTATAACCATAGCCACAGCCTCACCGCCACCAATACACAGAGAGGCAAGGCCGTATTTGGCCCTTCTCCTTGCAAGTTCCTTTGTTAGTGTGGCAAGAAGACGAGCACCGCTTGCACCTATAGGATGGCCTATAGCTATGGCTCCGCCGTTTACATTGACCTTTTCTATATCTATGGAGAGTCTCTTTATTGCGACCAAAACCACGACGGCGAAGGCTTCGTTTATCTCAAACAGGTCTATGTCTTCTATGTTGAGATTGGCCTTCTTTAAGACCCTTTCAATTGCACCAACAGGCGCTTCTCCAAACAGGAGCGGATCGGTGCTGAACGATGCGTAAGCCACGACCCTTGCCAGTGGTTTTAGGTCGTATCTTTTTATGCCCTCCTTGTTTGCTATTAAAACCGCACCGGCTCCATCCGATAGGGTTGAGGCATTTGCAGCGGTTATTGCCCCGTCTTTTTTAAAGGCCCCTTTTAGCGTGGGAATCCTGTCGAAGTTTACCTTGTATGGATCCTCATCCTTATCTATGACTATCTCGCCCTTTTTGGATGCTATCCTTATCGGCACTATCTCTTCCTTAAAAACCGTATCTTCCGCTTTTAGTGCAAGCCTGTATGACCTTTCTGCGTATGCATCTTGCTCCTCTCTTGTTATGTTGTTCCTTTCTGCTATCTTTTCCGTTATAAGCCCCATGTGTATATCGTTGTATTTGTCCCATAGGCCGTCAAACACCATTCCGTCTATGATTTTGCCATCGCCCATCCTGTAGCCGAAT
It encodes:
- the folE2 gene encoding GTP cyclohydrolase FolE2; translated protein: MELADVQSLKDNRNIPIDKVGVKNLRYPITLLDRTKKRQHTIATVNMYVLLPSDFKGTHMSRFIEVLNENRECIDIRRIGKILKQMRERLNAKKSYLELSFPYFIEKEAPVSRIKSLMSYDCKVEAFGDSESEELFLTVEVPITSLCPCSKEISDYGAHNQRGMARIRAQLAEFVWIEELVEVAESSASCDIYSLLKRPDEKFVTEKAYDNPMFVEDIARNITLKLSSDERIPHFSVEVENFESIHNHNAYAFINR
- a CDS encoding thiolase family protein, which produces MGDVFIVEALRSPFGSYGGNLKDIEAPLLAAEVIKQLINRTGIPKEAIDSLIMGNVLSAGIGQAPARQAAIFAELPFSVDAFGINKVCGSGLKSIMIGCDSLRLNDANIIIAGGMENMSLAPYYLKKARFGYRMGDGKIIDGMVFDGLWDKYNDIHMGLITEKIAERNNITREEQDAYAERSYRLALKAEDTVFKEEIVPIRIASKKGEIVIDKDEDPYKVNFDRIPTLKGAFKKDGAITAANASTLSDGAGAVLIANKEGIKRYDLKPLARVVAYASFSTDPLLFGEAPVGAIERVLKKANLNIEDIDLFEINEAFAVVVLVAIKRLSIDIEKVNVNGGAIAIGHPIGASGARLLATLTKELARRRAKYGLASLCIGGGEAVAMVIERI